The Acidimicrobiia bacterium DNA segment GGCGTGACCTTCACCGTCTCGCCCGCGAAGCGCAGCTCGCCGCTCCACGTGCCGACGCCCGCGAAGCGCGACGCGTCGAGCAGGATCGTGTCGCCCTGGCGACGCACGTGCTGCGGCTCCGAGATCGGTGCGTACTCCGACTCCCACATGAGGTCGAAGCCGATGCCGTGATCGTCGGCGTCGCAGATGAGTCGCAACTTCTTGAACGGCTCGACGATCTCGATGCGATACGGCCCGACTTCCTGCTTCATGCGATCGTCCGGGCGCGCGCCCGACGTGCGGAGGGCCCACTGCTTGTCGCCGCGGCGCACCGTCGCGTACGCGTCGATGACGCCGAGGTTCGGGTACACGCCGAGCCCGGTGATGAAGTACGCGTCGGCTTCGTGGTCGACGCCTTGGAAGATGCAGCGGTCGTAGAAGTTGCGATCGCTCGTCGCCGTGTACCGCATCGGTAGCGGTACTTGATGGATCGGGTATTCGTCGAGCGGGTCGAACTCGAGCATCGGCGTCTCCCTCGCACCTGTGCCCATGGCGGACGGCCGGCGACACGGTGTCGGTACGCTGCCACTCCGCGATCGGGTGAGGCAAAGGGGAGACCGTGACGTACCGGGTCATCCAGTGGAGCACGGGCAACGTCGGGCGCCACGCGTTGCGATTGATCGCGAAGCATCCGGACCTCGACCTCGTCGGCCTGTGGGTCCACGGCGCCGACAAGGCGGGCAAGGACGCCGGTGAGCTCGGTGGCTTCGAGCCCTGCGGTGTGCGCGCGACGAACGACGCGGACGCCGTGCTCGCGCTCGACGCCGACTGCGTCTGCTACACCGCGACCGCCGACCTGCGACCGGCCGAGGCGATCGCCGACATCGCGCGCATCCTGCGTTCCGGGAAGAACGTCGTGTCGAGCTCGGTCGTGCCGCTCATCTACCCGCCGCACGTTGCGCCCGATCTGCGCAAGCCGCTCGAGGACGCGTGCAGCGCAGGCAACACGTCGTGCTTCACGTCGGGCATCGATCCGGGGTGGGCGAACGACCTGCTGCCGTTCGTGCTCACGGGCACGTGCGAGTACATCCAGTCGGTGCGGATGATGGAGGTCGTCAACTACGCGACCTACGCGCAGCCACAGGTGCTGTTCGACACGATGGGCTTCGGCAAGGAGCTCGACGCGACGCCGCTGCTGTTGATCCCGGGTGTGCTCTCGTTCGCGTGGGGCGGTGTCGTGAAGGTGATCGCGGCGGGGCTCGGTGTCGAGATCGAGGAGCTGCGCGAGGTGCACGAGCGGCAACCCGCGCCGGAACGGATCGATCTGGGCTTCGGTGTCGTCGAGGCCGGCACGACGGCCGCGCTGCGCTTCGAGGTGCAGGGCATCGTCGGCGGTGAGCCCCGCATCATCCTCGAGCACGTCACCCGCCTCGCCGACGACCTCGCTCCCGAATGGCCGCAGCCCGCGGGCGACAGCGGTTACCGCGTGATCGTCACCGGCAACCCGAGTTACACGTGCGACGTGCAGATGATGGGCGACGACGGCGACCACAACACCGCCGGGCTCGTCGGCACCGCGGGTCGCATCGTGAACGCGATCCCCGCGGTGTGCGCGGCGCCGCCCGGTTTGCTGTCGGTGCTCGACCTCCCGTTGGTCACCGGCCGCGGCTTGATGCGATGAGCGACGGCGGGGAGAGTCGCGCTGCGTTCGACGCGTTGCTCGCGACGTTGACCGAGGCGGCGGATCGCTACGCGGGCGAGGAGTGGGGGATCGCCGGTCCCGACGACACCGGCGGCGCGCTGCGCGTGCTCACGCATCTGTTGGAGGGCGGTCTCGTCGGCCACTTCGAGGACGACCCCGCGGCGCCCGTCCTGCGCCGCATCGTCACCTCGACGCGCAAGGCAATGGGCGACAACTCCGACGCGATCTACTACGACGCGTCGGTGTCGTCGCGCTACACCTACCGCGTGCGCGGCAAGACCGCGGGCGCGATCTACACGTCGTTCACGATCGAGGCCGGCGGTCCCGACGGAGGCTGGCCGGAACGGACCGCGGGCGTATTGAACGACTCGCAGTTCGACGTCGACGACGACGGTCGGTTCGAGGTGTTCCTCGGCGGGCCGCGCCGCGAGCGCAACTGGATCGCGCTCGCCGACGACGCGATGCGCATCACGACCCGTCATTACTGGGAGGAGACGTGGTCGCCCGCGACGCCACCGATCGCGAA contains these protein-coding regions:
- a CDS encoding diacylglycerol kinase is translated as MTYRVIQWSTGNVGRHALRLIAKHPDLDLVGLWVHGADKAGKDAGELGGFEPCGVRATNDADAVLALDADCVCYTATADLRPAEAIADIARILRSGKNVVSSSVVPLIYPPHVAPDLRKPLEDACSAGNTSCFTSGIDPGWANDLLPFVLTGTCEYIQSVRMMEVVNYATYAQPQVLFDTMGFGKELDATPLLLIPGVLSFAWGGVVKVIAAGLGVEIEELREVHERQPAPERIDLGFGVVEAGTTAALRFEVQGIVGGEPRIILEHVTRLADDLAPEWPQPAGDSGYRVIVTGNPSYTCDVQMMGDDGDHNTAGLVGTAGRIVNAIPAVCAAPPGLLSVLDLPLVTGRGLMR